The genomic segment GTCTATGAAGGACACAAGATGGCAAAATGACACCTTAGAGAAAATACAGCCAATCTGAACGTCCTTATTCACCCGAACAAGATTTTGCACCTCATGCTGGATTGGCACACATCTCCAGCTTGTGCAGATCAGCAGCGATGCTGGAATCCTAGACCCAACACATTATTCTTGTTCAGTCTGATCCCAGGGATGGCTCATGATTTTAACCAAGGTCTTCCTTCCTAAGAGGGTCCCTGAAAGCTCCTATGAGATGGGTGTAGCCAGAAGGGGACAAAGGAATTAGGAGCCACAAGTGGAACCCAATTCTCATCTTCCTTgtcccagaggcagggaagccTGGAGCTTGCCAGAGATAGGGGCCCTGGTAATCACACCATCAGGTACAGAGGGCTCTCTGCTCTCACTGTCGACTCTGAAGAGGAGGCAGACAGATTTGGCCTACAGATGCTTaagccctctgagcctcagtttccttgcttgCAAACTACATTCAGACTTGGTATTGGGAATGATGAGGCAATATTTACAAAACACCTAGAACAATTCCTGATGCACAAAGGCATTCAGCAAATATCTCATTTCCTTCTTGCCCCTGTCAGTTCTCAGGTGCCCATTCTGTCCCCCTTGCTGCATTGCCTCTTTTACAAGTATTGCTTTGAAATAGAAACTGCATCATTTCCCAGGTAGGGAAGCCTTAACTTCAATAACTTTTGCATGTGACTTTGACTTACCATCTCGGGATAAGATGTAGCAGAGTAGGTAAGAACATGACTACGGCAACCAAATCACTCGGTTGTCCGACTGGCTTTGTAACCCTAGacaagttttttgattaccatgtgCCTGAGTTTGCTTTTCTGTAAAGATGGCATCATTATGGTACCTGCCCCATACAAACTTGGTAATGTATGTTACAGCACGGAGAACAAAGCCTATATAGGTTTGTTACGATCATCTTTCTCAGAATTGGAGGGTGGTAGAAGAGAATCAAACCACAGTGTTGGGAGCAAGGGACAACAGTAAGCAGTAAACATGCAAGGAAGCGGCACAGGGCCCAGCCCACACTTGAACTTAAGGTCGCTGTGCGTCTCCTTTATATACTGAGCTTGGCCAGCATGGGGTAGATAGTTGGAGAGGAATTAAAACACTGCAGTGTGActcattaaatgagttaatgtcaGTGGGTCTCAacattctcatctataaaatgagttttTGACTGATGATTTCCAGAGTCCCTTCCTTATCTAAAAATGGCTGTGAGTCTCTGGAGAATTGCTTCATGGAAGCCACCTCAGTCAGAAATTTTAGTTCCAATGCTTGAGCCAGGGTGACCAAAGGGCAATGACTGACCCACAGATATTGCCCAGAGGCCTCTGTGGCCTATCACCACATGGGCAAAAGACTCTCAAGGGTATATTTTTGACATTGACCCCGAATGAAATACTCATTCAGTCACAAGGGCACACTGGCATCACTGGAAAGCCCTTACCACACAAATTCAGTATTCCATTTGCAGATGCTACAACTTGTACTGTACAAAGAGTTAGTATTTCTGTAAGGATTTAACTTTGTCTTATCTTTATATGGCCTTGTGTGCTATTTGTGTcagatgtttaattttataaaaatatatccttTGTGGTTACTTCTTCCTTTTGCTTAAATGTAACAGAAGTATCTCCCTTCACTCTTGACTTATGAGAAATCTTGGGGGCTCCTCCCTTTGGTTACCTCACTCCCTGGCCAGCTCATGGCCTATCAAAAAGTTAGGTGTCAGAAACCTATTATCAGAGGAAGGAAACATGTAGTTGGGGATGTGGCCCCAGACACAAGCAGTTTGCTAATGGTAACAGCTACAAATTCTTACCTACTATCCCCTAGTAGATGACAAGGATGGCAGGGCTCTGTCCTTGTACACATACATCACTCAAGGCATATTAGCTACTTATCAAATGTATGGTAGATGGAATTGAGCTGACCTGGAACTGTTATGAAACTCAGAAAGCTCCATATGACCCTGAGCTCTTTGAGGGTGGGCCTGGGATTGCATGTCAGTCTTTGTCAGCCTGTAATGGACCGCCATGACACCCTGCCTTCTTCGGTTGACCGTCATCGCTAGCCACATGCTTCCCCTTTAGCTTCTGTGAGGCTGTGTTCTCCTGGTTTCCTCCTACCTTTCTGGAAGGGCTTCTTAATCTCCTTTAAAATTCTTCCTAGTCTACCAGATCTCAGAAGGATAGTAGGCCTCAGAGCAGGGGTCTCCTCTGTACCTGCAGTCCCAAGTGTGTAACTCCATAGCTCTAAAGCTtcaatatttatttgatatttagcCCTAGACTCGTCTTCAATAACTTGGATGTTTTACAGAACTTAACACATTCAAAACAGAACATGTAATTGAACTACCCTCCTACGACACAAACCCGCCCCGCCCTTGGTCACCACCACACCACTACATGTCACCATCCTCCCAACAAGCCAGTCAAACCAGAAACTCAACCATCACCTTTGAGTCTTCCATTTCCCTCACTATTCATGTGTAATCCACTGACAAATCCTGTTAATATTTTCACCTAAATAATTCTTGATTTCATTTGCCTTTCTATATCTCCACTGCCAAATATACCCAGCCACGAGCGCTTCTCGACTGGGCTCCAGCAACAGCCTCCTTGGTGGTCTTCCTGCTCTCGATCTTGTCTCCCTCCCTTCAGTCCATTTTCCATGAAGAAGCCAAAGTGACCTTCAGAAACTATGTAAATTGACCATCTTGTTCCTTGCTTAAAACCTTTCATTCAGTATTTAGCACACATAACGtcggggggtcacagggaaggcagtacagcacagagaagacaagtagggactctatagcatcttactatactgatggacagtgactacaacgGGGTGTGttttgggggacttgataatatgggtgaatgtaataaccacaatgttgctcatgagaaacctttataagattgtatatcaatgataccttaattaaaaaataaataaataaaaccttgcATTCAGTGACTTCTCTTTGTacttggaataaaatccaaactccccaCCATGTCCTGGAAGACTGCATGACCTTGCCCTTGCCTATACTAAACGAATCTTTTCTTCTTGTCCCACACCCCTTGCTGCATCCTCCTCTTCTTTATTCTCACTTCAGCCGAGCTCTTTGCCTCCCTCTGCTTGGacacctcccccagctcctcagaCGCTCCTCTTATGCCAGGTCTCACCTGCCACTGCCTCACGGCATCCATGACCACCCCCTTCTCCCATTATTCTCTGTCCCTGTACCTTGTCTGTTCATGGTACTTACACACGCTACACTTTcacaaatatacatttatttgtcttcttccttATTGCCTTTTTCTTCGGACTCTAAGCTCAAACGAGTGCCTTGTTCTCCACAAGCCCAGTACAGTGTCTGGCAGATAAAGGCATTAAATAAATACACGTGGGAAGAAAGGTAGGcgagaaatggaaggaaaaacagaactgggaggaggaggagtaggaggagaaggaaggaaaagagaggacaGAGTGAGAGACGGAGGAAGGTCTTTGAGATGAGCATCTTCATAAAACAGCAAGAGCTTAGAGTGAGGGAGCAAAGAGGGGAGGCGAGGAGAGAGCACCTGaagttttcctccctcccttctgtgcTCTCTCCTGTTCATGTACTTTGTAGGTTGTCCTCGCTAGTCGTCTTGCATAGCCCTTTGAGAAAGGCGTCAAAGCTTCACTTACTGGTGAGAAGAAAGAGGCTCAGCCAAGTGAAGGGCCACCGCTCCCCACCCGCAAGATCTCATAGCTGGTTCTGCATGTGGGCGGTGGGGCGCggctccttttcttccctcctccacaGTGGCTTACGTCCTTCGCAGTGTCTGTGGACTGGCAATGTTTTTTTGATCAAATGCTATCTGAAGAAAACCTCGGAAGGACCACACTTGGAAGCGGACTGGACCTGCCGCACAGCTTCTGTGCGTTGCAGACCGACAGTAAGCCCGCCACCAGCCCACAGCCTGTGAGGCTGACGGTGACTGGCAGCCTCGCTAAGGGGGGCGGGCTCAGTCTCCATGGTGTGCGGCGCACAAGACTAGCAGCAGCCTGCCTGCCGGCTCCCAGCGCCTCAGATCTCAGGAcagtgagtatttttatattaccCCTGTCTTCAGATGTATTTATTAGAATTTACATTTACTGGCTACTTTTTTACATTGAGACACCTGTaccagaaagacagaaattcaACTTCACTAATCAGATTTACAAGGATTCATGTAAAGGGAAATTTGCTGAAGTCATTCAAAGGCTAGTGAATTGTAAGTTTTCcataaatacatttttggttttcttaagaAAGCCTCTAAtagtatcatttatttatttgaacagctttattgagattattcacataccataaatccATCTATTTAAGGTACacaattctgtgatttttaaatatattagaagTTGTGAAAGCATCACCCTccactaattctagaacattcatCACCctcaaaaagaaatcctataGTTATTAACAGTCACTTACAGCCATCCACCTCTCCCCAATCCCAGACAAccaataatctactttctgtttctgtggatttgcctattctggacatttcacataagtggcatcatataatatgtggtcttttgtgattggcttcttccacttaacatgttttcaaggttcatccatgttgtaccagGTGTCAGTACTTTGCTCCTTTTTTATTGGTAAATAACACTCTATTGTATGAATATTCcacatttatttatgcattcatccattaGTGGACATGGGATGTTTCCACTTTCTGGCTACTAGAATAATGCTGCcacaaacatttgtgtacaagtttttgtatggacatgtttttctttcttttaagtaaaAACCTAGGACTGGAGTTATAGGTTATGTGATAACTCTAAATTTAACCATTTAAAGAACAACtacactgctttccaaagtggctgcaccattttatattccaccACAGTGTATGacgttccaatttctccacatcctcaacaacacttgtttttgtttttgttttctttttttaattttaatatcattgatatacaatcacatgagcaacactgtggtttactagattccccctattatcaagtccccaccgcaaaccacattacagtcactgtccatcagtgtagtaagatgctatagagtcactgcttgtcttctctgtgctatactgccttccccatgctccccccctaGGTTGTGTGTgctcatcgtaatgccccttattccccttctccctcccttcccaccaatcctcctcagtctctttccctttggcaactgttagtccattcttcagttctgtgaatctgctgctgttttgttccttccatttttgctttgttcttatgctccacagatgagtgaaatcatttggtacttgtctttctccacctggcttatttcactgagcataacaccctctagctccatccatgttgttgcaaatggtaggatttgttttcttcttatggctgaataatattccattgtgtatatgtaccatatcttctttatccattcatccactgatggacacttacattgcttccatttcttgcctattgtaaatagtgctgcaataaacataggggtgcatatgttgttTTGAAacagggctcctgcattcttagggtaaattcgtaggagtggaattcctgggtcaaatggtatttctgattttagttttttgagaaacttccatactgctttccacaatggttgaactagtttacattcccaccagcagtgtaggagggttcccctttctccacatcctcaccagcatttgttgttcctagtcttttctatgttagccatcctaactggcatgaggtgatatctcattgtggttttaatttgcatttccctgataattagcgatgtggggcatcttttcatgtgcctgttggccatctgaatttcttcattgaagaagtgtctgttcatatactctgtccattttttaatagggttatttgctttctgggtgttgaggtgtgtgagtactttatatattttggatgttaaccccttgtcggatatgtcatttacaaacatattctcccatactgtaggatgccttcttattctgctgatagtgtcctttgctgtacagaagctttttagcatgatatactctgatttgttcatttctgattttgtatcccttgcctgaggagatgctttcaggaaaaagctgctcatgtttatattcaggagatttttgcctgtcttttcttttaagagttttatggtttcatgacttacattcaggtctttgatccattttgagtttacttttgtgtatgggtttagacgatatcccagtttcattctcttgcgtgcagctgtccagttttgccaataccagttgttgaagaggctgtcatttccccattgtatatccacggctcctgtatcatatattaattgactatatatgcttcgGTTTATATCTGTTGTTCGTCTTTTTAATTATAGTTATCCTAGAGGGTGtgaagtggtgtctcattgtggttttgatttgcatttccctaataatgatcttgaacatttttatatgctttttggctatttgcatatgtttttgagaaactttcgtatgttttatttttatttggctctttttaactaaattttttattattcagttgtaatgtatgtgtgtgtatatatatatatatatatatataatgtgtgtgtatatatatacatatataccctgaatacaagttctttatcagatatatgatttgtaaatattttctcctattccatggttgtttttttcattttctcaaaggtatcatttacagaaaaaacattttaattttgctgcaatccaatttatctaattttttcttttgttcttatgcttttGTTGTTACATTCATGAACCATTGCCTGCCCCAATGTGATGTGCTGCCATTattgtcttctaggagtttacatTGAGGTCTTATAGATTGATTGGCCAATTGTGTCActaccactaaaaaaaaaactgttcattCCCTACTTAATTTTCCTGATACCTTTGTTGAACATCAATTGACTATAGATGtaaggtttatttctagactctcaatTCTTTTCCATTGCTCTGTCTACCTTTATCAAACACTTTCTGCCACCTTGTTCTCTTTGTATATGCACATAATATACTttgtaccacactgtcttgattactgtagctttgtagtaagtttagAAATCAGGAATGGTGAGTcttcctactttcttcttctttttcaagattggttTGGCTCTCTGAGTCCCCTGCATGTCTATATGAGATTTTAGGATCATTTCATCAATTCCTCTGCAAATAAATTTAGGCACCCATTGAACACACCTACTTGAATTATAATTCATCTGTGAGAAGTTGTGGAGTTTCCTTGGTATGAACTCATACGTGGAACAAATGGAGTGGGTCTAAGTGAAACCCACTGAAAAGTTTGTGTGAAAGGCAAGCAAAAAGGCTTCCAGCCACTGATTCTAAAAACGGTTTGGTTTTTCATGATACCTGCACGTTGGAAACCCTCTTCTACTTCTGTTTACtactttattttgtcattgatcaaATGCTCCAGTGTAAAGGTATTCTACCAAAACAAACAAGCCCAAAAGACAAAATGCATCCTGTGCCATCTTGTCTCCTAACATGTACTGAGCACCCACTTAATGCAGAAAGGCATGCGTGTCCTACACATTCAGAGGTTCTGGGACCCATTTGGGCCTCTCCCGTGGTCCTTCAACAGGAAACAACCTCCACATCCTTACTGCCTTACATCACATCCCCAGTCTCGCTCACTGCTGTCTCTCCCCTGCCTTACAGCCAAAGGGAGAGATTGCTACTCAAATTGTGGTCTGTGAACCAGTGGTTGCTATGGGGACTTTTGtacaaatgcagaatctcaagccccatcccagacctactgaatcacaaTCTGCAATTTAACAAGATTGCAAATGCTTTATATATACCAGAGATTGGTAAACTATGGTTACTGGCCAAAACTGGCTTGCTCCCTGCTTTTGTAGGCCTTGGAGAACCTCACAGCTGTGCCTAGCTGTTACCCAGAGCCCTGCTGGTCACCACCTACACTTTAGGGACTCTGCTGTTGGCAACTGCTGGGCACTGAGCAGTAGAATCCCAGTCCAGTCAAATCACCTTGCTTCCCACCACCTGTCAACTTGAGATGGCTGGACTCTTGGAGAGGAAAGAGGCCAGGCTGGGATGTAGGCATCCCCAGGGCAGAGTGAAAGTGACCATCCCACAGCTCAGGCCTGCTCAGTCACGTTGCTCTTTGTTCTAAGAATGTCTGCAGCTGAGGGCTACTGGGCAGAAAGCATGCTCACCCACTCCCGCCAACCATTCCCTCTGTCCCCAGAAAATCTCCACCTTCATAGCACCCAGGGCACTGCCTGTTCATTACGTTACTCACTCCTCTCCCACTATCGGATTGTCATCATAGTCCGCGTGTATCAGACCCATGTGGAGGGCTTACTACATACAGATGGCTGGCTCCCCATCCACCCCAGTTTCTAATTCGGTGGTCTGATTTTGGGcccaataatttgcatttctcataaaTTCCTGGCTGATATTGCAGCTGCTGGGGCTCAGTTTGTATGATTGACTCCAAATTCTTCCCGAGATCTCAACTTAAATATTGAGATCAAAGAGACATTCCCACTGACCCCACCTTAAGTGGCTCTCTCCTCAtcctttgtgtttgtgtgtgtgtgtgtgtgtgtgtgtgtgtgtgtgtgtgtgtgtgtgtgtgtggtctatCTCAGCCCCTTCTTGTTGACTAGAAtctgaaacaatctaaatgtactTTTCATGCTATTTTGAAGGGATCTCTTTACTcatgcatgattttgtaacatcataCACTTGTCACATGGAAAATACCGGTTCATGAAATTATTCAGACTTCCCAAATGCTGACACGTCTCATTATACGATattttatgatcatttttattAAGTCGTATAATCAAGGATTGtaatttaatacaaataattcCTACTTCTTTAGTTTGTTTTGTGAAACTAGTTTaggtattatttatttacttatttatttattcttactaTGCATGTGTGGTGGTGAAGAATGTCAGAATCCCATGACTGCAATATCCAGTATGGTGTCACTGCCCACAGCTTGCTTCTTGCTAAGGCACCAGCAGTTTCTACATCATTACTTTTGAACCATCAGAACAATTGTCAGGACAGCGAACAAGGCCAATGACattgtaatattttaatgaaaatactttGGCCTCATGGATCCCCTGAAAGAAACCTAGGAATTCCTAAGCATATGTAGACTATATTTAGAGAACTGCTggtcttaatattaaaaagaactgTCAGCATTTTATTCATATGTTACATCTTGTCCACCTCCTAAATTGGTATagtgtaaatatttaatttccttgGAACATCTGCTCTGTATCCAATACAAACTTTTCCCATGGATTGTCACTgtatcctcacaacaatcctggcAAATTAGATCCATTCTATGGATGAGAAAGGTAAAGCACAGCATACACAACTAACTCAGGGTCACACTACTAGCACTTTGGAGCAAGAGTAGGAAAAAGCACTGGAAAATGGGTTAAGGCCAAATAGCAAATGCCAGCCTGTGACTTTAGCCTATAATCCTGTAGTCAGAGGGGAAACATTGATAGTTTTGGGGTAGGGGACTGGCATACACTAACCAGAGGAGCGAAGATCCAAATACACTCAGCAGAGCGCACACACAAAGCAACGCTGGGTGCAAATATACGGGATGAGCAGGAAAATAGATGACAAAGAAGCCTGTGGAATCACTCACTAGCAATACAGTTGTAGAGAATTTCCTAAGCGGCATGTTTTTCCTACAGTAGTTGTTGTCATGGAGTTGGCCAGAATGTCAGACCTGACAAAGCTCCACCAAGCAGTGGCTGCAGGAGACGGCAATTCGGTGAGAAAGATTTTGAAGAGAGGTCTCTGTGACCCAAACTATAAGGATATGGACTGGAACGACAGAACCCCACTTCACTGGGCTGCGATTAACGGTGAGTGGGAAATGCCTAGGGAAGAATCCAGCCCTTTGTGTCCATTTGTGAAATCACCAGTCAGTCGTCTGTATGGGGGAGCAGAAAATGAGAGCTGGATGGGACATTTCATTCCCGGCACCACCACTGGCTCATTGTAGCACCATAAATGAGTTATTTAACATCCTTAGGCCTTAGTTTATTCATCTATGTAACGGGAATCTTGTGGTGAGGATTCAGTAAGATAATGGGTGCATCGTGGCTAACACATAGTCTGCTCTCAGTTAATATTAGCCCTCTTCCCTCTTGACCTCTGGCAGGAATGGAGTATCGTTCCTGTGGGACAAGGACTGTGTCTTGTCCATTGCTGGGTCCCCCGTGCCTAACACAGCTCAGTTATGTGATGGGAGGGCAACAGGGGCAAAAATTCAGCCAGTGGTCGTATCAAGGCCTTTGGCAATAGAACACCAATGAAGAATGTCAAGTAAGAAAGTGCTCTAGTaagcttcactttttaaaaatttgtttttattccacTATGGAGGATGGATTGGAAGGAAGCAAGACTGGCTGCAGAGAAATCAGTTGggagaattttaaagaaatttaagtaCAAAGTGATGGTAGCTGTATCAAAGCAGCTTTTAATGAACATTTGCTATATGCTGGACACTATGCTGTGTACTTGATGTCTGCAATTTTATTTGCACCTCACAAAAACTCAGGAAGCCATGATAATACCCTTAATTAAGCAATGATGACACTGAGCCTCAGATGGTTGTTCTTGTCAGGGGTGCCACAGTTAGCCAGTGGCACTTATTGTCAGGTCTGAAGCCATTATCTATTGGACTGGAAAGCCTGTGCTCTTAGTCTGTGCTAACTGTAATGTAAGTgggacttaaaatattttttattgagatattattgacatacagcatcctatcagtttcaggtgtacaatacaatattattagctatagtttccatgctgtacattacatctccaggacttatttagcttataactggaagtttgtaccttttgacccccttcacctaattcatcctccacctccacctccagcctctgcctatGGCAACcctcaatctgttctctgtatctatgaatttggtttttgttttttaagattccatatataggtgagatcatacagtatttgtatttctgtctgactcatttcactgagcatcatgccctcaagttctatccatgttgtcacaatatACTTGCTTTTTAAATCAGCACCGAGACTGCCTGAAGCCGAGTAAGCCTTGCCAGCCAGCAAAGGCAAGTGTAGAGTGACTTGGGAGAGAAAACAAGATTCCCAGGAATGGCCTGCGGGAATGGGCGGGGCCGAGGGGTGTTCTAGAAGAAGTCTAGGGAATAGTGGATGGCCTCCAACCCCAGGTGGGAGCAAGGTTCACAGGGCAAGGATGGAGCACTGAGTCCCCGGAAGGAGAGcgggagaagaagggaggaggggttGATGCTAAGGAATTGGCTGGGCCTGCCAATGTCTCCCCTCCTTTGTGCTATCTAGGTGAGCCCTGGCCTTAATCCAGCAGAGACGTTTCAATCTTAACCTCCTCCTGTTTCTTCTTGATAAACTGAAGGGCATTTGGACGTGATGCAGCTCTTAATAGAATAtggagccaggccctgcctggtAACTGATGTGGGCTGGACCCCAGCTCACTTTGCAGCTGAGTCAGGCCATCTGAATGTGCTCAAAATTCTCCATGCACTGCATGCCGCCATCGACGCCCCCGACTTCTTTGGAGACACACCAAAGAGGATTGCGCAGATCTATGGGCAGAAAGCCTGTGTGGCATTCCTGGAGAAGtaagtttcatttatttccagcCACAGAAAGGACAGAAACAGGAGCCTGTGATCAAGGTCTTTTCCAACTCAGCGGTCTCAggtcaatgaaaatgaaatgagaaaatccaGCCAAATGTTGTTTGagttgtttttcattaaattttcactGAGGTGACTAGTTTGGGGTATAAACTGCATTGTTTTAGATTATGTAAAatctattgtttttaaattacacaaattGTAATAATTGTAACAcacataattattataattttgattatataattgttataattattgttttaaattatacaaaaattatatcAGATAATAGAGGTGGGACACCAGGTTTGAAAATGGAACATGGGACAAGATTTGTATATTCacattaactgtgtgaccttggacaagttaagTCTCCTGTCTGATCCTCAGgttcctcatatttaaaatgagacaGGTGAATTAGGCTATCATCCTTAAGGGCCCTTCTGCCTTTTAAAACTTCTATTCATCTGTGAATCTCTACTCACACACTCACCAAAGATAAGAACTTCCctaatatttgttaatattttgtcagCTAAGAATTCAAATAGAATTAAGTATCCATTATGTACCTGAGAATTACAGCTCTAGAAaggatggaaataaaatttaggaATTTGTGATTTGGTTAATAAGTAATTTATGCAACAGACAGTAAAGTAGCAAAGTGAAGGCAGCACTGCTTGAAAACTGAACTGAGATCGATAGCGAATCGATCCATAGGGCAGTTCTTGGTGAGCAGGGGGAGTGACAGTGAGATGCCTTTCtaagaacttgaaaataaaattattttcagaaacttAGACTATCAAATCTTTGCCTGCAATGAGATTAGTCATCTGTAGGAGTAACTAAGGAGACCGTCTCTGGAAAGCGGTGTCCTAcatgtaaaatattcaaaatcataATCGAGGTGATTTGTGGAACCAAGAAGCAGAACCGTGACCCCGACTCAAAGACTCTTCCTTCTCCCCCATCCTGCTCTCACTGCCTGCATTCAGGGACCTCCTCCATGCGGCTCAGCAACATTGTTCTCCAAACTTTTTAAAGCTCTAATATACCACTAGGCAACCATTGCTCCCTTTCTTCATTTACCAGCTCCTGGATCATCACACAGGTATTTGAGGGCATCGGGACCTCTTCTCATCCAACTTCTTTCCCTCCCAAAC from the Manis javanica isolate MJ-LG chromosome 16, MJ_LKY, whole genome shotgun sequence genome contains:
- the LOC140846757 gene encoding ankyrin repeat domain-containing protein 66-like; translation: MELARMSDLTKLHQAVAAGDGNSVRKILKRGLCDPNYKDMDWNDRTPLHWAAINGHLDVMQLLIEYGARPCLVTDVGWTPAHFAAESGHLNVLKILHALHAAIDAPDFFGDTPKRIAQIYGQKACVAFLEKSSFLLGYGRKCNR